In the Topomyia yanbarensis strain Yona2022 chromosome 3, ASM3024719v1, whole genome shotgun sequence genome, one interval contains:
- the LOC131691004 gene encoding uncharacterized protein LOC131691004 — MAEPLLNSCCRCYSLKTGSIISGVMGIILSIISIILIFTTRVEFKTILMDWLPQNVVKIIFALNLCMTILISLIMILGVIKKNHYLMMPWVILGIMLAIGLLISVIYTAVVFFIDGFVLGGTLWIIIGLVSVVVYTYMWAVVYSHFVEQRNENERGRYSKQPYRR; from the exons ATGGCGGAACCATTGCTGAATTCATGTTGCCGGTGTTACTCCCTGAAGACTGGATCAATCATTTCCGGCGTGATGGGAATCATTCTGTccattatttcaataattttaatttttacaacgAGAGTGGAATTTAAAACAATACTGATGGATTGGTTACCACAAAATGTGgtgaaaattatttttgcattgAACCTTTGCATGACTATTCTGATCTCATTGATAATGATACTCGGCGTAATCAAG AAAAATCACTACCTTATGATGCCTTGGGTGATACTTGGAATAATGCTGGCAATTGGGTTGCTAATAAGTGTCATTTATACTGCCGTTGTTTTCTTTATCGATGGATTCGTACTAGGTGGTACGCTATGGATCATCATTGGTTTAGTGTCTGTCG TTGTGTATACCTACATGTGGGCAGTCGTGTATAGCCACTTTGTCGAACAAAGGAACGAAAATGAACGTGGTCGATACTCCAAGCAACCCTACAGACGATAA